The window ACCTTTCCGAATAGGTACACAACCGTGAAGATGAATACCCATACGACGTCGACGAAATGCCAATAGAGACTGAAGACGTGAACCTTTGATCCAGTATAAGCATTCAGTCCTTTTTTTATTAGGTGTGACAGCAGGACAACCATCCATATACACCCTGCAAGCACATGGCTACCATGGGTGCCCACTAATAAGTAAAAAGAGGATAGAAAAGGACTAGATGTTATTCTATACCCCTTTTTTACGTAATTTAAAAACTCTTTTATTTCCAATCCTAGAAATATCATCCCAAGCAGCAGGGTAATGGATAAAAGAAGGATGACTTTATCTTTTTGGCCGGTTTTTAGATGATGAAATGCCAACGCACACGTAAAACTGCTGGACAGCAGCACGAAAGTCGATTTTGCGACTTCCTTGATTTCAAAGAGCGCTTCGGAAGGAGGTCCATCCCCAATATGGCTTTTCAAGGTTAAATAAACCCCGAAAAGCCCGCCGAACATGACTACCTCCGCTGCAATCAAAAACCACATTCCCAGTAATTTATCCTTGGCCTTCTCTTCACTCATACCAAACGAATGCTGCCCTGTTCCTTCAGCCATTTACTCCTCCTCCTTTACAGCATTTAACTCCATTTCTTCAGGATGGATAATGCGGCCACCGCAATCTGTGAAAGATCGGATGATAGCCAGCGCCACAATCGATATTCCTCCCCCGATTTGTACAACCCTCCAATCAAAAATGAACCCGAACGCAGTCAAAAAGAATAAGCCACTTAAAATCATCGGCTGCGCGGTGGAAGACGGAATATGGACAGCCTTCCTGCCTTCTGCCGGCTTAAAAGCGCCATCCCCTTCCATTTTTTCTTTCCAGAACGCATCGACTCCCCTGACGAATGGTCTTCTGGCAAAATTGTATTCCGGTGGAGGTGACGGGATGGACCATTCGAGCGTCCTGCCATTCCAAGGATCTCCTGTCTCATCCTTTTCTCCATGGCGATAGCTCCAA is drawn from Falsibacillus albus and contains these coding sequences:
- a CDS encoding cytochrome c oxidase subunit 3, which gives rise to MAEGTGQHSFGMSEEKAKDKLLGMWFLIAAEVVMFGGLFGVYLTLKSHIGDGPPSEALFEIKEVAKSTFVLLSSSFTCALAFHHLKTGQKDKVILLLSITLLLGMIFLGLEIKEFLNYVKKGYRITSSPFLSSFYLLVGTHGSHVLAGCIWMVVLLSHLIKKGLNAYTGSKVHVFSLYWHFVDVVWVFIFTVVYLFGKVG